The following proteins come from a genomic window of Amphiura filiformis chromosome 16, Afil_fr2py, whole genome shotgun sequence:
- the LOC140135669 gene encoding uncharacterized protein isoform X2 yields MANKQKNNFNILMQQWLIIYFACQVCAQVPIPNRPLGFPYGSEGQSLIQLDAFMDLTCPFSNVAFPTLKEVADHYGVANLRLNVVLFPPPYHRSAWLATQSTFIIQDMDSSVTFKWMADFFAVQKKFFNDPTRNKSNSEIMSMIADVAGNVVDRSAFLSKLEEDEGDSDARIMWKYSCYRYMSGTPQFLVNGVTLAASSSWTLDDWKSIIDPLLGVDVGSREQHTKETGNYVMPRNYVMPQ; encoded by the exons ATGGCGAATAAACAAAAGAATAACTTCAACATACTAATGCAACAGTGGCTAATAATATACTTTGCATGTCAAGTATGTGCTCAAGTACCTATACCAAATCGACCATTGGGTTTCCCGTATGGTTCAGAAGGCCAGTCACTGATTCAACTCGACGCATTTATGGATCTTACGTGTCCTTTTTCAAATGTGGCATTCCCGACATTGAAGGAGGTTGCAGATCATTATGGAGTGGCAAATCTTCGCCTTAATGTTGTTCTCTTCCCGCCACCATACCATAGAAGCGCGTGGCTAGCAACGCAG agTACTTTCATCATACAGGACATGGATTCGTCAGTAACATTTAAATGGATGGCGGATTTTTTCGCTGTTCAAAAAAAGTTCTTCAACGACCCAACACGGAACAAAAGTAACAGTGAAATAATGAG TATGATAGCCGACGTAGCCGGTAACGTAGTTGACAGGTCAGCATTTCTATCAAAGCTTGAAGAAGATGAAGGTGATAGTGACGCAAGAATTATGTGGAAATACTCCTGCTATA GATACATGAGTGGAACACCCCAGTTCCTTGTCAATGGCGTCACCTTAGCAGCAAGTTCCTCATGGACATTAGATGATTGGAAATCGATTATCGATCCATTACTAGGAGTGGACGTCGGTAGCAGGGAACAACATACCAAAGAGACAGGAAACTATGTTATGCCACGAAACTATGTTATGCCACAGTGA
- the LOC140135669 gene encoding uncharacterized protein isoform X1, which yields MTLCDEEVSRKRSRMANKQKNNFNILMQQWLIIYFACQVCAQVPIPNRPLGFPYGSEGQSLIQLDAFMDLTCPFSNVAFPTLKEVADHYGVANLRLNVVLFPPPYHRSAWLATQSTFIIQDMDSSVTFKWMADFFAVQKKFFNDPTRNKSNSEIMSMIADVAGNVVDRSAFLSKLEEDEGDSDARIMWKYSCYRYMSGTPQFLVNGVTLAASSSWTLDDWKSIIDPLLGVDVGSREQHTKETGNYVMPRNYVMPQ from the exons atgacactgtgcgacgaGGAAGTttctcgaaagcgctcccg AATGGCGAATAAACAAAAGAATAACTTCAACATACTAATGCAACAGTGGCTAATAATATACTTTGCATGTCAAGTATGTGCTCAAGTACCTATACCAAATCGACCATTGGGTTTCCCGTATGGTTCAGAAGGCCAGTCACTGATTCAACTCGACGCATTTATGGATCTTACGTGTCCTTTTTCAAATGTGGCATTCCCGACATTGAAGGAGGTTGCAGATCATTATGGAGTGGCAAATCTTCGCCTTAATGTTGTTCTCTTCCCGCCACCATACCATAGAAGCGCGTGGCTAGCAACGCAG agTACTTTCATCATACAGGACATGGATTCGTCAGTAACATTTAAATGGATGGCGGATTTTTTCGCTGTTCAAAAAAAGTTCTTCAACGACCCAACACGGAACAAAAGTAACAGTGAAATAATGAG TATGATAGCCGACGTAGCCGGTAACGTAGTTGACAGGTCAGCATTTCTATCAAAGCTTGAAGAAGATGAAGGTGATAGTGACGCAAGAATTATGTGGAAATACTCCTGCTATA GATACATGAGTGGAACACCCCAGTTCCTTGTCAATGGCGTCACCTTAGCAGCAAGTTCCTCATGGACATTAGATGATTGGAAATCGATTATCGATCCATTACTAGGAGTGGACGTCGGTAGCAGGGAACAACATACCAAAGAGACAGGAAACTATGTTATGCCACGAAACTATGTTATGCCACAGTGA
- the LOC140136369 gene encoding uncharacterized protein, with translation MANNNSLLFCYIVCICFVCGQIPIPNRPLGFPYAPASQSLVQLDAFLDLTCPYSKASFPVLKEVADHYGSTNLGLNVLIFPLPYHRSAWLAAQSTYIVNGMDSWIKWMADFFDDQDKFTTDATVDKSDSEIMKMIADVAGKVVERLTFLSKLLEDEGDSDARIMWKYSCSRTVSGTPQFLVNGVSVAASSSWTFDDWKSIIDPLLGKRFITKSLIGPNCANGTKSCMYLPGKYECCTAGESCTPNVGCRC, from the exons ATGGCTAATAACAACAGCTTACTCTTCTGTTACATTGTCTGTATCTGCTTTGTATGTGGTCAAATACCTATACCCAATCGCCCGTTAGGATTCCCGTATGCTCCAGCAAGCCAATCATTGGTTCAACTCGACGCATTCTTGGATCTTACATGTCCATATTCTAAGGCTTCGTTTCCCGTATTGAAGGAGGTTGCTGATCATTATGGGTCGACTAATCTTGGTCTGAATGTGCTTATATTTCCCTTACCGTATCATAGGAGTGCATGGCTAGCTGCACAG AGTACTTACATCGTCAATGGCATGGATTCATGGATTAAGTGGATGGCAGACTTCTTTGATGATCAAGATAAGTTCACAACAGACGCAACAGTGGACAAGAGTGACAGCGAGATTATGAA AATGATTGCTGACGTAGCTGGTAAAGTAGTGGAGAGGTTAACATTTCTGTCAAAGCTTTTAGAAGATGAAGGTGATAGTGACGCAAGAATTATGTGGAAATACTCCTGCTCAA gaACAGTCTCCGGCACGCCTCAGTTTCTTGTTAATGGTGTCAGCGTAGCAGCAAGTTCTTCCTGGACCTTTGATGATTGGAAATCGATTATCGATCCATTACTGGGGAAGAGGTTTATCACAAAG TCATTGATCGGACCTAATTGCGCCAATGGAACCAAATCATGCATGTATCTACCTGGAAAATACGAGTGCTGTACTGCTGGGGAGAGTTGTACGCCTAATGTTGGATGTAGATGTTGA